CTGGAGAGGTACTACCTGGAACGGGTTCGCCCGCGCCTCCTGGAGACGCTCGGGCTCAAGAACCCCTACCAGGTGCCCCGGCTGGAGAAGATCGTGGTCAACGTGGGGGTGGGCGAGGCGCCGCGGAACGCCAAGCTGCTGGATTCCATCGTCGAAGAGCTCTCGCTCATCACCGGGCAGCGCCCCGTGATGACCCGGGCCCGCAAGTCCATATCGAATTTCGCCATCCGCGAGGGCATGTCCATAGGCGCCATGGTTACGCTGCGCGGCGCGCGGATGTACGAGTTCCTCGACCGACTGATCAACGTGGCCATCCCGCGGGTGCGCGACTTCCGCGGACTTGCTACACGCTCG
This is a stretch of genomic DNA from Gemmatimonadota bacterium. It encodes these proteins:
- the rplE gene encoding 50S ribosomal protein L5; amino-acid sequence: MKPRLERYYLERVRPRLLETLGLKNPYQVPRLEKIVVNVGVGEAPRNAKLLDSIVEELSLITGQRPVMTRARKSISNFAIREGMSIGAMVTLRGARMYEFLDRLINVAIPRVRDFRGLATRSFDGRGNYTLGIKEQMIFPEIDYDRVQKIHGMDIVIVTSTDKDDEAYALLRELGMPFRGETPVLVSSNGAERAAD